From a single Corynebacterium kroppenstedtii DSM 44385 genomic region:
- a CDS encoding TlpA family protein disulfide reductase produces the protein MGRQQRWTILIIAVLTGLVICAVPLMLRSTSSHNDAHSGAAISDNPAGQGSGSNDSSEGADSPASNPTTGRPACPTEGSDTAATSAEGSGNSEDSGSSEGSDDANSPLGSVTLPCLGNSASEAGAQPLSRNLAGKPTVINLWAFWCQPCKKELPIVDKVAQSHPEWNVVGVHADKNGDAGVGVLSDLHVDHLASFQDSGGDVARALKLPSVIPITAVLTPNGEVAKVYPQTFTSTSELESAVTAALS, from the coding sequence ATGGGACGACAACAACGCTGGACCATCCTGATCATCGCTGTGCTCACGGGTTTGGTGATCTGCGCGGTTCCTCTCATGCTGCGCTCGACATCCAGCCACAATGATGCACATTCGGGTGCGGCGATATCGGATAATCCCGCTGGTCAGGGCTCTGGTAGCAACGATAGTTCGGAAGGGGCAGATTCCCCCGCCTCCAACCCCACCACCGGCCGACCGGCATGCCCCACTGAGGGCTCCGACACCGCGGCGACCAGCGCGGAAGGCTCGGGGAACTCGGAAGACTCGGGGAGTTCGGAGGGCTCGGACGACGCCAATTCGCCTCTGGGGTCGGTGACACTGCCCTGCTTGGGTAACTCCGCAAGCGAGGCCGGTGCCCAACCATTAAGCCGCAACCTTGCGGGCAAGCCCACCGTCATCAACCTGTGGGCCTTCTGGTGTCAGCCGTGTAAGAAGGAACTTCCGATCGTTGACAAAGTGGCCCAGTCCCATCCGGAGTGGAACGTCGTCGGCGTGCACGCCGATAAAAATGGTGACGCTGGCGTCGGCGTGCTCTCCGACTTACACGTGGACCACTTGGCCAGCTTCCAGGACTCGGGTGGCGACGTTGCCCGGGCGTTGAAGTTGCCGTCGGTTATCCCTATCACGGCGGTTCTCACACCGAATGGGGAAGTGGCCAAGGTGTACCCACAAACATTTACCAGCACCAGCGAATTAGAGTCGGCGGTCACCGCAGCGCTCAGCTAG
- a CDS encoding alpha/beta fold hydrolase has product MPQRPTNPSAIELDGPWTHHLYHSRGVRIHCADSGSPDAPLVLLVHGFAGGWFDWQSVLPLLAEDHHAVAIDLRGYGLSDKPPHGYDLGTTALDIAGLVLALGHTSATVVAHGESVPAAVIAGLTEPQRIKRVVALNPSHPRQNVDVVTRHPIRHRDRIKVGMATRFPRLGERWLKADHSLFLEQIVAHLAGSAFRYSDSFDEYLAIRRFAMGVERVAYYACLRHRKAAVATMPRGTAQTVLADWSGWNELECSTPPAVRVLHGAEDPLITASKTARETIADADHVTVVPSAGHYVHMEAPHAVRDAVAAVEEA; this is encoded by the coding sequence GTGCCTCAACGCCCGACGAACCCCTCCGCCATTGAACTCGATGGCCCGTGGACCCATCACCTGTACCACAGCCGGGGAGTTCGCATTCACTGCGCGGACAGCGGGAGCCCCGACGCCCCCTTAGTGCTGCTGGTTCACGGTTTCGCCGGCGGATGGTTCGACTGGCAATCCGTCCTCCCCTTGCTCGCGGAGGATCACCACGCCGTCGCCATAGATCTCCGCGGCTACGGCCTCTCCGACAAACCCCCTCACGGCTACGACCTGGGCACAACGGCGCTAGACATCGCCGGACTCGTGCTCGCGCTGGGGCATACGTCGGCAACTGTGGTGGCCCACGGAGAGAGCGTGCCCGCAGCAGTGATCGCTGGCCTGACCGAGCCGCAGCGCATTAAGCGCGTCGTGGCCCTCAATCCCTCGCATCCGCGCCAAAACGTCGACGTCGTTACCCGCCACCCGATCCGGCACCGCGACCGGATCAAGGTCGGCATGGCCACTCGTTTCCCGCGGCTGGGTGAACGCTGGCTGAAAGCCGATCACAGCTTGTTCCTTGAGCAGATCGTCGCCCATCTAGCTGGCTCCGCGTTCCGGTACTCCGACAGTTTCGACGAATATCTTGCGATTCGACGCTTCGCCATGGGCGTTGAGCGCGTCGCCTATTACGCGTGCCTGCGCCACCGAAAGGCCGCGGTGGCGACAATGCCCCGCGGAACAGCGCAAACCGTGCTGGCCGATTGGTCCGGCTGGAATGAACTTGAGTGCTCGACACCCCCGGCTGTGCGCGTCCTCCACGGTGCCGAGGACCCTTTGATCACGGCGTCGAAGACGGCTCGCGAGACTATTGCCGACGCCGACCACGTCACCGTCGTTCCCAGCGCGGGGCATTATGTCCACATGGAGGCGCCCCACGCGGTACGCGATGCTGTGGCGGCCGTGGAGGAAGCGTAG
- a CDS encoding type II secretion system F family protein yields the protein MIPVGVPLSCVIAVVEAQRARSDKQVRINQRQVIAQWAQASSMIASELLAGASPLVAVRHVADEMDGADDMEGQVARELRTMVNHCAWLGAPCAPLSTWSSEPEQVGRQAIARAWLVSHRTGVPLAEVMQATAADLQAKLHHQERTEASLAGPRASTRVLMFLPLVGVAMGQSMGAGSIHFLLTTQLGGLLLLVGVVLEVVGLEWSRALMAKAVAV from the coding sequence ATGATCCCGGTCGGTGTGCCGCTGTCGTGTGTGATCGCGGTGGTGGAGGCTCAACGAGCCCGCAGCGATAAGCAGGTTCGCATTAATCAACGCCAAGTAATAGCTCAGTGGGCGCAGGCCAGCAGCATGATCGCGAGTGAACTACTGGCCGGTGCAAGCCCCTTGGTGGCGGTTCGTCACGTTGCCGACGAAATGGACGGGGCTGACGACATGGAAGGCCAGGTCGCGCGCGAGCTTCGAACGATGGTGAACCATTGTGCCTGGTTGGGCGCTCCTTGCGCTCCTCTGAGCACGTGGTCCAGCGAGCCCGAGCAAGTCGGGCGGCAGGCGATCGCCCGAGCATGGTTGGTGTCGCACCGCACTGGCGTGCCTTTAGCGGAGGTCATGCAGGCCACGGCGGCAGATCTCCAGGCGAAGCTCCATCACCAGGAGCGCACCGAGGCATCGCTGGCGGGCCCACGAGCGTCGACCCGCGTGCTGATGTTTCTGCCCCTCGTCGGAGTGGCAATGGGCCAGTCCATGGGTGCGGGCTCCATTCATTTTTTATTGACGACGCAGCTCGGTGGGCTGTTGCTCCTGGTCGGGGTTGTTCTAGAGGTCGTGGGGCTGGAGTGGTCCCGCGCGCTGATGGCGAAGGCGGTGGCGGTGTGA
- a CDS encoding flp pilus-assembly TadE/G-like family protein translates to MGGSEFWCRGSMTVVGAVVCTVIIGVFGTLVAVGSKVVDSRKADRAADLSALAAAYALQETIADGDHVIATTAPINADPGNAVPDPGLENAAPMSSTVNASPEFSSASTTREFSTVTSTPPESSTACALAQQVATENSASLRSCTFEDEDVIVSVEVSGPHSPFTATASARAGPA, encoded by the coding sequence GTGGGCGGAAGTGAATTCTGGTGCCGGGGGTCGATGACCGTGGTGGGAGCGGTGGTGTGCACAGTAATCATCGGTGTTTTCGGGACGCTGGTCGCCGTTGGGTCTAAAGTAGTTGACTCCCGAAAAGCGGATAGGGCAGCGGATTTGTCCGCACTCGCGGCGGCGTACGCACTACAAGAAACTATTGCCGATGGTGACCACGTCATTGCCACCACGGCGCCTATAAACGCGGATCCGGGAAACGCGGTGCCGGATCCTGGCCTGGAAAATGCGGCACCAATGTCGTCCACGGTGAACGCGTCGCCAGAGTTCTCATCGGCGAGTACAACACGGGAGTTCTCAACTGTGACGAGCACACCGCCAGAGTCGTCCACGGCGTGTGCGTTGGCCCAGCAGGTTGCCACGGAAAATAGCGCCTCGCTGCGCTCATGCACGTTTGAGGACGAAGACGTTATCGTGTCCGTCGAGGTATCGGGACCACACTCACCATTCACGGCCACCGCGAGCGCACGCGCCGGGCCTGCATAA
- a CDS encoding MarP family serine protease produces the protein MSGSTIVDIVIVLIALSAMHSGWRQGGVSSIAAVIGVLIGGMVGMWAAPYAMAQTDDNNTRFLFALGIAVLAVIIGYAIGSSIGIALRNMIRTRAVYKADAAVGAVVQVFTAIVVVWMIAVPVVSVSTGDFSKALRNSKVLGAVDSLAPQQVNNWGSRVGMFLNQNGMPTLTDPFGELPNKDVPAPADSVLSTQRLNEIRPSVVQVLSTAQQCRKMLEGSGFVIAPDTVVTNAHVVAGSNEVKLRTVNGEDVATVTYFNPDKDIAVLHAVDLGLSPLELDDVPATTGSDAAVLGYPLGGPFDVENARVRDRLTIDGPNIYSTDRVQREAYTLRGLVREGNSGGPVVDGDGEVLGLIFGAGVDDQDTGYALTNHEIMESLGSVENVQNLRSAVDTKSCVAK, from the coding sequence ATGAGCGGATCCACCATTGTGGACATCGTCATTGTGCTCATCGCACTATCGGCTATGCATTCCGGATGGAGACAAGGCGGCGTATCCTCCATCGCCGCCGTCATAGGCGTTCTCATCGGCGGCATGGTCGGCATGTGGGCTGCCCCGTACGCGATGGCCCAGACCGACGACAACAACACCCGATTCCTCTTCGCCCTAGGCATCGCGGTTCTCGCCGTCATCATTGGGTACGCCATAGGGTCCTCCATCGGCATCGCCCTGCGCAACATGATCCGCACCCGTGCGGTGTATAAGGCCGATGCAGCCGTTGGTGCTGTTGTTCAAGTCTTTACTGCGATCGTCGTCGTGTGGATGATCGCCGTGCCCGTGGTCTCAGTGTCCACGGGCGACTTCTCCAAAGCCCTCCGCAACTCGAAGGTGTTGGGGGCGGTGGACTCCCTGGCCCCGCAGCAGGTGAACAACTGGGGCAGCCGGGTTGGCATGTTCCTCAACCAGAACGGCATGCCGACGCTGACCGATCCGTTCGGTGAACTGCCGAATAAGGATGTTCCCGCGCCGGCGGATTCCGTTTTGTCCACTCAGCGTTTGAACGAGATTCGGCCCTCGGTTGTTCAGGTCTTATCGACGGCACAGCAGTGCCGAAAGATGCTGGAAGGCAGCGGTTTTGTGATCGCCCCCGACACTGTGGTGACCAACGCCCACGTCGTTGCCGGATCCAATGAGGTCAAGCTGCGGACAGTTAACGGTGAGGATGTTGCCACTGTCACGTATTTCAACCCCGACAAGGACATCGCGGTGCTGCACGCCGTGGACCTGGGCTTAAGCCCGCTGGAGTTGGATGATGTGCCCGCGACGACGGGGTCCGATGCGGCAGTGCTCGGGTACCCCTTGGGCGGGCCGTTCGATGTGGAAAACGCGCGCGTCCGTGACCGCTTGACCATTGACGGGCCGAATATTTATTCTACCGACCGCGTCCAGCGCGAGGCCTATACGCTGCGCGGATTGGTCCGCGAGGGTAACTCCGGTGGGCCCGTTGTCGATGGCGACGGTGAAGTCCTCGGGCTTATCTTCGGTGCCGGGGTGGACGACCAAGACACCGGATACGCGCTGACCAACCACGAGATCATGGAATCGCTGGGATCGGTGGAGAACGTCCAGAACTTGCGGTCCGCGGTGGACACGAAGTCGTGCGTGGCTAAGTAG
- a CDS encoding type II secretion system F family protein — protein sequence MTTAKKNVGSVGRAGAMLNAAADLDLVKACLSCGLPVGAAVGAVADSGGSQFVDVWKGTANRLAMGVDSDIAWALCAENEVLGDFARRARRSARSGAQLAADIGALSMHMRHRATDQAVAEAEKASVYVALPLSFCFLPAFIAVGLVPIAIGLLSGLS from the coding sequence GTGACTACGGCGAAGAAGAACGTCGGGAGCGTGGGGCGTGCGGGGGCCATGTTGAACGCGGCCGCCGATTTGGATCTGGTGAAAGCGTGTTTGTCGTGTGGCCTTCCGGTAGGCGCAGCGGTGGGAGCGGTTGCCGATAGTGGTGGGTCCCAATTTGTTGACGTCTGGAAGGGCACGGCGAACCGGTTGGCGATGGGGGTGGATTCCGACATCGCGTGGGCATTGTGCGCCGAGAACGAGGTGTTAGGAGATTTTGCTCGACGTGCGCGTCGGAGTGCACGCTCGGGTGCCCAGTTAGCGGCCGATATCGGGGCGTTGTCGATGCATATGCGGCATCGGGCGACGGACCAGGCGGTAGCGGAGGCCGAGAAAGCCAGCGTGTATGTGGCGCTGCCGTTGAGCTTCTGTTTCCTTCCGGCCTTTATAGCGGTGGGGTTAGTTCCTATTGCTATCGGACTGTTATCGGGGTTGTCATGA
- a CDS encoding DUF4244 domain-containing protein yields MTCAVPTHAVSTNQIAEQHTSEATDVQLSSRSVDSPSDDISISDNKNTSEPSPMRWWDRARAALFNERGMATLEYALVCVAAAAFAGLLYVIVSGGEVENALKGIIEDALNSKKK; encoded by the coding sequence ATGACTTGTGCAGTACCTACCCACGCAGTATCCACCAACCAGATTGCTGAGCAGCACACATCAGAGGCCACTGACGTTCAGCTCTCCTCACGATCCGTCGATTCTCCTTCGGATGACATTTCTATCTCGGATAACAAGAACACGTCCGAGCCCTCGCCCATGAGGTGGTGGGATCGAGCCCGCGCGGCGCTGTTTAACGAGCGTGGCATGGCCACCTTGGAATACGCCTTGGTGTGCGTGGCTGCGGCCGCCTTTGCCGGGCTGCTCTACGTCATCGTCTCAGGTGGCGAGGTAGAAAATGCACTCAAGGGAATTATCGAAGATGCTCTGAACAGCAAAAAGAAGTGA
- a CDS encoding NUDIX hydrolase yields MKTGFPMSFSEPTQPSLPDAVPPWLRAITQRARDGGIRRQLSDLSRRRPQLNDATRPSAVLMLLAGDPAYEPTPGTPYPEDARLLLTHRAPTLRSHSGQMAFPGGRKDPEDATPIDTAVREAQEETAVRPDTMSPLAVLHPILIPRTGNVVSPVLAYWNNPTHVYPASPAEVADVVAIPLEHLADPSTRITVGRQGWTGPAFWIGDLLLWGFTGGLVDGLLREAGWEKPWNASPVYDLAETLARSANNEPVTRWRRNTLHQPDNPNHKN; encoded by the coding sequence GTGAAAACAGGGTTCCCCATGTCGTTCTCAGAGCCCACTCAGCCGTCGCTGCCCGACGCGGTTCCGCCGTGGCTTCGCGCGATCACGCAGCGCGCCCGCGATGGTGGTATTCGTCGTCAACTCTCTGACTTATCCCGGCGGAGGCCACAGCTTAACGACGCAACCCGCCCGTCCGCAGTGCTTATGCTCCTGGCCGGCGACCCCGCATACGAGCCCACACCCGGCACGCCCTACCCCGAGGACGCCCGGCTGCTCCTGACCCACCGCGCGCCCACGTTGCGGTCGCACTCGGGCCAAATGGCGTTCCCTGGTGGGCGGAAAGACCCCGAGGACGCCACGCCCATCGACACCGCCGTACGAGAAGCGCAGGAGGAGACAGCTGTCCGCCCCGACACGATGTCGCCGCTGGCGGTCCTTCACCCGATCCTCATCCCCCGCACGGGAAACGTCGTCTCGCCGGTGTTGGCGTACTGGAACAACCCCACCCACGTCTACCCCGCCAGCCCCGCCGAAGTGGCCGACGTCGTCGCCATACCTCTGGAACACCTGGCGGACCCGTCGACACGAATAACCGTCGGCAGGCAAGGGTGGACCGGACCCGCCTTCTGGATAGGAGACCTTCTACTTTGGGGTTTTACCGGCGGGTTAGTGGATGGGCTTCTCCGCGAAGCGGGTTGGGAGAAACCATGGAACGCTTCACCTGTGTACGATCTTGCAGAGACGCTTGCTCGGTCGGCGAACAATGAACCGGTGACTCGGTGGCGGAGAAACACCCTCCACCAACCTGATAACCCCAACCACAAGAACTGA
- a CDS encoding phage holin family protein codes for MSSTNKNGLYTDSSNSVFPEVGSIPLRDADTHAAGQGSINRLVKDASGQITTLVRTEIELAKAELTQSVKKGAIGGAMFAVAGIIAFFSAFFLFFTLAEVLDIWLYRWAAFAIVFAGMLLLAGIFALIGLKQVKQVKKPEATIDSFGKIPEVVPSGSSKTASSKNVETAEGLYS; via the coding sequence GTGAGCTCCACGAACAAAAATGGCTTGTACACCGATAGCTCAAACTCGGTTTTCCCCGAGGTAGGTAGCATCCCTCTCCGCGATGCGGATACTCACGCAGCAGGTCAAGGCAGCATTAATCGCCTGGTCAAGGACGCGTCCGGCCAGATCACTACCCTCGTTCGCACCGAGATTGAGCTCGCCAAAGCGGAGCTCACCCAGTCGGTGAAGAAGGGCGCCATTGGTGGAGCGATGTTCGCCGTGGCCGGCATTATCGCTTTCTTCAGCGCGTTCTTCCTCTTCTTCACCCTGGCAGAAGTGCTTGACATCTGGCTCTACCGCTGGGCAGCATTCGCCATCGTCTTCGCCGGAATGCTCCTACTCGCAGGCATTTTCGCGCTCATCGGGCTCAAGCAGGTCAAGCAGGTGAAGAAGCCAGAAGCGACCATCGATTCCTTCGGCAAAATCCCCGAGGTCGTCCCTAGCGGTTCATCCAAGACCGCGAGCTCGAAGAACGTCGAAACTGCTGAAGGTCTCTACAGCTAA
- a CDS encoding TadA family conjugal transfer-associated ATPase: protein MRLAQGNGDTSTSAIAAAVRAEYPGIGMSGVVQEVRRIREEIHGAGPVEPLLDLPDVTDVLVNGASEVWVDGPAGLCRVDSPFRDDDHVRATAVRLAAACGHRLDDASPYADGFYRRDSAGGSVRVHAVLPPVVEYPCLSLRVLGTASTSLDDLVRSGSVPPEMADELRSLVRSRQAFVVSGGTGAGKTTLLSALLAEVSPDERIVCVEDTRELHPRHPHVVALTTTSPNVEGQGEITLRNVVKQTLRMRPDRIVVGEIRGAEIQELFAALNTGHDGGCGTIHANGPEEIPARCEALGAMAGMSPESVRTQFRAAIRVVVHVERASSRRLASVGVVPSVGMNSSLTDGKGNDEQPLYPGISSSGVVMVWTADGGRTDAWPLWERVVRGGAR, encoded by the coding sequence ATGAGGCTTGCGCAGGGCAATGGCGATACGTCCACGTCGGCAATTGCCGCAGCGGTACGGGCGGAATATCCCGGCATCGGGATGTCGGGCGTCGTGCAAGAAGTTCGTCGGATTCGTGAAGAGATCCACGGTGCCGGACCCGTGGAGCCGCTGCTGGATCTGCCGGATGTGACTGACGTGCTGGTCAATGGGGCTTCGGAAGTGTGGGTTGATGGCCCAGCCGGTTTGTGTCGGGTGGATTCTCCCTTCCGCGACGACGACCACGTGCGGGCGACAGCCGTTCGGTTAGCTGCTGCATGTGGGCATCGCTTGGATGACGCGTCGCCATATGCGGACGGTTTTTATCGACGCGACTCTGCCGGCGGGAGTGTTCGTGTTCACGCTGTGCTACCGCCTGTCGTCGAGTACCCGTGTTTGTCGTTGCGCGTGCTGGGGACGGCGTCGACCAGCCTTGATGATCTTGTTCGCAGTGGCAGCGTGCCGCCCGAAATGGCTGACGAGTTGCGCTCGTTGGTGCGCAGCCGTCAGGCGTTTGTGGTCTCTGGTGGGACGGGCGCGGGCAAGACGACGCTGCTGTCCGCCCTGCTTGCGGAGGTGTCGCCGGACGAGCGGATCGTGTGCGTGGAGGACACTCGTGAGCTGCATCCCCGGCATCCGCATGTTGTCGCGTTGACGACGACATCGCCCAATGTGGAAGGCCAGGGGGAGATCACGTTACGCAATGTGGTCAAGCAGACGTTGCGGATGAGGCCGGATCGGATCGTGGTGGGCGAGATCCGTGGCGCCGAGATCCAGGAGCTTTTTGCGGCCTTAAACACTGGTCACGACGGCGGCTGCGGAACTATTCACGCGAACGGACCGGAGGAAATCCCGGCGCGCTGCGAGGCCCTGGGCGCAATGGCGGGGATGTCTCCGGAGTCGGTGAGGACTCAATTCCGTGCTGCGATTCGGGTCGTTGTCCACGTTGAGCGGGCCTCGTCGCGTCGCCTCGCGAGTGTGGGAGTAGTGCCGTCGGTCGGGATGAATTCGTCCTTAACCGACGGGAAGGGGAACGACGAACAACCGCTGTATCCAGGCATTTCATCGTCCGGAGTGGTGATGGTGTGGACGGCGGATGGTGGCCGCACCGATGCATGGCCATTGTGGGAGCGCGTCGTGCGAGGTGGTGCGCGATGA
- a CDS encoding TadE family type IV pilus minor pilin: MNRASISSRLTDDTMPVSPGPCPVENNDADSDAPQPDATASWWARGSVTIEAAFAISMVLVVVGMVIVGVMAVANQVAATEASANAARAIARGENRSEVEQHLASAVKNSTMTVATTPGAGGQPGFVKVTVTVKNPLKDAESTSVAVNEENIGSSGDAG, translated from the coding sequence GTGAACCGGGCATCGATAAGTTCACGGTTAACCGACGACACCATGCCGGTCTCTCCTGGCCCGTGCCCCGTGGAGAACAACGACGCTGATTCCGACGCTCCTCAACCCGACGCCACGGCGTCGTGGTGGGCGAGGGGAAGCGTCACTATCGAAGCTGCGTTCGCGATCTCCATGGTGCTCGTCGTCGTGGGAATGGTCATCGTGGGGGTCATGGCCGTGGCGAATCAGGTGGCGGCAACGGAGGCGTCGGCAAATGCGGCGCGAGCCATCGCACGAGGAGAAAACCGCTCTGAAGTCGAACAACACCTGGCTAGCGCAGTGAAAAACTCGACCATGACGGTGGCGACGACACCAGGCGCGGGAGGTCAGCCCGGCTTCGTGAAAGTAACGGTCACAGTGAAGAACCCACTGAAAGATGCGGAGTCGACGTCGGTGGCCGTGAACGAAGAGAACATCGGAAGCTCTGGTGACGCCGGCTAA